One genomic window of Paenibacillus xylanilyticus includes the following:
- a CDS encoding methyl-accepting chemotaxis protein — translation MPTLLEEKPDLSVEVTYKHEHDSIRLTQDDLTELTLNNQVSIREYCRQVPMVGVHTTCGEAASILSQEQKYPCVILGDDENRPLGLLMRETLYRILNGRFAADLFYRKSISHVADSSPVVVDVRADAPEVIDVALSRSEEHFYDCIIVTEENRVLGVLTMRDLMSLSRRMQHEAGEERVHTITESQKEISRIHESITKLVQSAGKTGEDAKQIIQLSEQGASSLMQVEASYNRVHQHMGGQRQHANDMLISIETGAGMAHSIRSLADQSALLAMNASIEAAHAGEYGRGFQVVAGEIRALAKQTREVAGAMSSLLEGIGELTRQTVELVRASAAEIDDSSVHVTEGSAAFNRLNSAVEGMLHIAANIAEEGKQTGEVADYIRKKLESMISG, via the coding sequence TCGATTCGTTTAACTCAGGATGATCTTACAGAATTAACCCTTAACAATCAGGTGTCCATCCGAGAATACTGCCGTCAGGTTCCCATGGTGGGGGTGCATACCACCTGTGGAGAGGCTGCCAGCATACTGAGTCAGGAACAGAAATATCCATGTGTAATATTGGGTGATGATGAGAATCGCCCGCTGGGGTTATTGATGCGGGAAACCTTGTATCGAATACTGAATGGACGTTTCGCCGCGGACTTGTTTTATCGCAAGTCCATATCACATGTTGCTGATTCATCTCCGGTAGTCGTGGATGTACGAGCTGATGCGCCAGAAGTGATTGATGTAGCTTTGTCACGAAGTGAGGAGCATTTCTATGATTGCATCATTGTAACGGAGGAGAACAGGGTGCTTGGCGTATTAACCATGCGGGATCTCATGTCCCTTTCAAGAAGGATGCAGCACGAGGCTGGAGAAGAGCGCGTTCACACCATTACCGAGAGCCAGAAAGAGATATCCCGGATTCATGAGTCGATCACGAAGCTGGTTCAATCCGCCGGAAAGACAGGAGAAGATGCGAAACAAATTATTCAATTGTCTGAACAGGGCGCAAGCAGTCTTATGCAGGTTGAGGCTTCTTATAACCGTGTACATCAGCACATGGGAGGGCAGCGCCAGCATGCGAATGATATGTTGATCTCCATCGAAACCGGAGCGGGCATGGCACATTCCATTCGATCTCTGGCCGATCAGAGTGCATTGCTTGCGATGAATGCTTCCATTGAGGCAGCTCACGCTGGCGAGTATGGGCGAGGCTTTCAAGTGGTAGCCGGTGAGATTCGGGCCTTAGCCAAACAAACACGTGAGGTTGCGGGAGCTATGTCCTCCTTGCTCGAAGGGATCGGTGAATTAACCAGACAAACCGTTGAACTGGTTCGCGCCAGTGCTGCTGAAATTGACGACAGCTCCGTACATGTTACCGAGGGAAGTGCCGCTTTCAATCGTTTAAACTCTGCCGTGGAAGGTATGCTTCATATTGCTGCCAACATTGCAGAGGAAGGCAAGCAGACTGGAGAAGTGGCGGATTATATTCGAAAAAAACTGGAGTCTATGATTTCCGGATGA
- the pstB gene encoding phosphate ABC transporter ATP-binding protein PstB: MKELIHIEGLNLYYDTHHALKNISMDLPERTVTAFIGPSGCGKSTLLRTLNRMNDMIPGVRVEGQVLLDGSDIYSNEIEVETLRKRVGMVFQQPNPFPKSIYDNVAYGPRLHGVTQKAELDQLVEQSLVHAALWDEVKDVLKKSALSLSGGQQQRLCIARALAVQPDVLLMDEATSALDPISTLKIEELVKELHNKYTIVMVTHNMHQAARVSGKTVFFLNGEVVEAADTETLFSTPQDSRTEDYISGRFG, encoded by the coding sequence ATGAAGGAACTCATTCACATTGAAGGACTTAATTTGTACTATGATACGCATCATGCGCTTAAAAATATATCAATGGACCTGCCGGAACGAACTGTAACGGCATTCATCGGACCGTCAGGTTGTGGTAAATCCACACTGCTCCGTACGTTAAACCGGATGAATGACATGATTCCGGGAGTACGTGTCGAGGGACAAGTTCTGCTCGATGGATCGGATATCTACAGTAATGAAATCGAAGTTGAAACGCTGCGCAAACGAGTAGGCATGGTGTTTCAGCAGCCCAATCCTTTTCCAAAATCAATCTATGATAATGTCGCATATGGCCCACGTTTGCACGGTGTTACCCAGAAGGCGGAGCTGGATCAGCTGGTTGAGCAAAGTCTTGTACACGCTGCATTGTGGGATGAAGTCAAGGATGTACTCAAGAAATCGGCGCTTAGTCTGTCGGGCGGTCAGCAGCAGCGTCTCTGTATTGCACGCGCCCTCGCGGTACAACCTGATGTACTGCTGATGGATGAAGCCACTTCGGCCCTGGACCCCATCTCGACATTAAAGATCGAGGAACTGGTCAAGGAACTGCACAACAAGTACACCATCGTCATGGTAACCCATAACATGCATCAGGCTGCCCGCGTATCGGGTAAGACTGTGTTTTTCCTGAATGGTGAGGTTGTGGAGGCCGCTGATACAGAAACGCTGTTCTCCACGCCCCAGGATTCCCGAACCGAGGATTATATATCCGGACGGTTCGGTTAA
- the phoU gene encoding phosphate signaling complex protein PhoU produces MIRRKEFDQELEELRILLRQMGEHVGTALDGAIESLRTLDAEKAQVIIKNDANLNALEDKIMELGSKLIITQQPVAKDLRRIIVAFKISSDLERMGDLALDVAKVTLRMEGQELIKPLVDIPRMAEIVKEMIDESIESFLKENTDLAYKMAQTDDQVDQLYSHMIGDLYSFMTSHPTQASQAMLLMLVGRYIERIGDHATNIGESTVYLVTGKRPDLNQ; encoded by the coding sequence ATGATTCGCAGAAAAGAATTTGATCAGGAGCTTGAAGAGCTTCGCATTTTGCTTCGGCAAATGGGTGAGCATGTAGGGACGGCATTGGATGGTGCCATCGAGAGTTTACGGACATTGGATGCTGAGAAAGCTCAGGTCATCATCAAGAATGATGCGAATCTGAATGCGCTGGAAGACAAAATCATGGAACTGGGCTCCAAGCTGATTATTACCCAGCAGCCAGTCGCGAAGGATCTGCGCCGTATTATTGTGGCGTTCAAAATCTCAAGTGATCTCGAGCGTATGGGCGATCTCGCCTTGGACGTTGCCAAAGTTACGCTTCGTATGGAAGGACAGGAGCTGATTAAGCCATTGGTGGATATCCCGCGTATGGCGGAAATCGTCAAAGAGATGATTGATGAATCCATCGAGTCATTCCTGAAGGAAAATACGGATCTGGCTTACAAAATGGCACAAACGGATGATCAGGTTGACCAGCTGTACAGTCATATGATTGGCGATCTATACAGTTTCATGACCTCTCATCCAACTCAGGCTTCTCAAGCCATGCTGCTCATGTTGGTAGGACGGTATATTGAACGCATAGGTGATCATGCAACCAACATTGGGGAGAGCACGGTTTATCTGGTAACAGGTAAACGTCCGGATCTGAACCAATAA
- the polA gene encoding DNA polymerase I, whose translation MEKFILIDGNSIIYRAFFAMPPLTNSKGLHTNAVYGFTTMLLRLLEEHKPTHVMVAFDAGKVTFRHEGYQEYKGGREKTPPELSEQFPLLKELLQGLGIAQFELAGFEADDIIGTLTKRADEAGRQVLVVSGDKDMLQLASEHVHIGLTRKGVTEIELYDPAQIKERYGLTPLQIIDLKGLMGDASDNIPGIPGVGEKTALKLLHQFGSVEDVLNGTSELKGKMKEKIEAHAEDARMSKQLATIHREVPLEQTWEDMQFAGLKEEQAGPALAKLEFKSLLERLSFSGSVGSAAEAVPAAEVESTIATEETIGDLFASLESIDVLHVETHGDNPHQARLIGVAIGSGETYIFLSPEVLNAEAAAPVREWLGNSDKPKRGYDLHRVDLALHAHGLEFAGASFDVQLAAYLLDPTESNQTISGLTSKYGLPSLAEDDTVMGKGARYKVPDVEILGDFLCRKAAAVAAIIPLQEQALENDEMNALFHDLEMPLSRILADMEKQGIKANTADLQALGREFEEQISRLMAEIYRLSGTEFNLNSPKQLGEILFDKLGLPVVKKTKTGYSTDAEVLEKLAPYHDVVQLILQYRQLAKLQSTYVEGLLKEISDRDGKVHTYYRQTIAATGRLSSQFPNLQNIPIRLEEGRKIRKVFVPSEPGWSILAADYSQIELRVLAHISDDERLKEAFVHDMDIHTKTASDVFGVKAEEVDSDMRRSAKAVNFGIVYGISDYGLSQNLNITRKEAAQFIDQYFEVFQGVRRYMDDIVKEARQDGFVKTLLERRRYLPEINASNFNLRSFAERTAMNTPIQGTAADIIKLAMVQMDEALRERQLKSRMLLQVHDELVFEVPADELELMKELVPSVMEKALELSVPLKAEVSFGENWYEAK comes from the coding sequence ATGGAAAAGTTTATTCTCATAGATGGAAATAGCATTATTTACCGGGCATTTTTTGCAATGCCTCCTCTGACGAATTCGAAAGGGCTGCATACCAATGCGGTGTATGGCTTCACCACCATGCTGCTCCGATTGCTGGAAGAGCATAAGCCAACCCATGTTATGGTGGCATTTGATGCCGGTAAGGTCACTTTCCGTCACGAAGGATATCAGGAGTATAAGGGTGGCCGCGAAAAAACACCACCCGAGCTGTCGGAACAGTTTCCATTACTCAAAGAATTGCTGCAAGGACTGGGTATTGCCCAGTTTGAGCTGGCCGGGTTTGAAGCGGACGATATCATCGGAACGTTAACCAAACGCGCAGACGAGGCTGGAAGACAGGTACTGGTTGTATCGGGTGACAAGGATATGCTGCAGCTTGCCTCCGAACATGTACATATCGGTCTCACGCGCAAAGGGGTAACGGAAATCGAACTGTATGACCCTGCTCAAATTAAGGAACGGTATGGTCTAACGCCACTCCAAATCATTGATCTCAAAGGTCTGATGGGCGATGCGTCGGATAATATTCCGGGTATTCCCGGAGTCGGAGAGAAAACAGCGTTGAAGCTGCTGCATCAGTTCGGATCGGTAGAAGATGTGTTGAACGGGACAAGTGAACTGAAAGGCAAGATGAAAGAAAAGATTGAAGCCCACGCCGAAGATGCTCGGATGAGCAAACAACTGGCGACGATTCACCGGGAAGTTCCGCTGGAACAGACTTGGGAGGATATGCAATTTGCTGGATTAAAAGAAGAACAGGCTGGTCCTGCACTGGCCAAGCTGGAATTCAAATCCTTGCTTGAACGCTTGTCATTCAGTGGGAGTGTAGGCTCTGCAGCTGAAGCGGTACCGGCTGCCGAAGTGGAATCCACGATCGCTACAGAAGAAACGATTGGTGATCTCTTTGCCTCCCTAGAATCCATAGATGTACTCCACGTGGAGACCCATGGTGATAATCCGCATCAAGCGAGATTGATTGGGGTAGCGATTGGATCTGGTGAGACGTATATCTTCCTGTCACCGGAAGTATTAAACGCTGAAGCTGCGGCTCCGGTGCGAGAATGGCTTGGTAATTCGGACAAGCCCAAACGTGGTTATGATTTGCACCGCGTCGATCTGGCTCTGCACGCGCATGGCCTTGAATTCGCCGGAGCATCCTTCGATGTGCAGCTTGCTGCCTACTTGCTTGACCCGACGGAATCCAATCAAACCATTAGCGGCTTGACTTCGAAGTATGGCTTGCCTTCCCTTGCTGAAGACGACACGGTTATGGGCAAAGGTGCAAGATACAAGGTGCCTGATGTAGAAATCCTTGGCGATTTCCTGTGCCGTAAGGCAGCTGCCGTGGCTGCCATTATTCCTCTTCAGGAGCAGGCACTTGAGAATGATGAGATGAACGCGCTCTTTCACGATTTGGAGATGCCGTTATCACGTATTCTGGCAGACATGGAGAAACAAGGAATCAAAGCCAATACGGCAGACCTGCAGGCCTTGGGCCGTGAGTTCGAGGAACAGATCAGCAGGCTGATGGCGGAGATTTACCGACTTTCCGGTACGGAATTCAACCTGAATTCCCCCAAACAGCTCGGTGAGATTTTATTCGATAAGCTCGGCCTTCCTGTGGTGAAGAAAACCAAAACAGGTTATTCCACTGATGCAGAAGTTCTGGAAAAGCTGGCTCCATATCATGACGTCGTACAGCTGATCCTTCAATATCGTCAGCTTGCGAAGCTGCAGTCCACCTATGTAGAGGGTCTCCTCAAGGAAATTTCGGATCGGGACGGCAAGGTCCATACGTATTACCGGCAGACGATCGCTGCGACAGGGCGTCTCAGCAGTCAGTTCCCGAACTTGCAGAACATTCCGATCCGTCTGGAAGAAGGACGCAAAATCCGGAAGGTGTTTGTTCCTTCCGAGCCAGGCTGGTCCATTTTGGCTGCCGACTATTCCCAGATTGAATTGCGTGTACTTGCCCATATTTCGGATGACGAACGGCTCAAGGAAGCTTTTGTTCATGATATGGATATTCATACCAAAACAGCTTCTGACGTATTCGGAGTGAAGGCCGAAGAGGTGGACAGCGACATGCGTCGTTCAGCCAAGGCTGTTAACTTCGGAATCGTGTATGGTATTAGCGACTACGGGTTATCCCAGAATCTGAACATTACCCGTAAAGAGGCAGCCCAGTTTATCGATCAATACTTTGAAGTGTTCCAGGGCGTTCGTCGATATATGGACGACATTGTGAAGGAAGCACGCCAGGATGGCTTTGTCAAAACGCTGCTGGAACGCCGCCGCTACCTGCCTGAGATCAATGCAAGCAATTTTAATCTGCGTTCCTTCGCTGAGCGTACAGCGATGAATACCCCGATCCAGGGGACAGCCGCAGACATTATCAAGCTTGCCATGGTGCAGATGGATGAAGCGCTGCGTGAACGCCAATTGAAGAGCCGCATGCTGCTTCAGGTACATGACGAACTTGTATTTGAAGTACCTGCGGATGAGCTGGAGCTAATGAAGGAATTGGTGCCTTCCGTTATGGAAAAAGCTTTGGAGCTCTCGGTACCACTCAAGGCAGAAGTCAGTTTCGGGGAAAACTGGTACGAAGCCAAATAA
- the mutM gene encoding DNA-formamidopyrimidine glycosylase, with product MPELPEVETVRRTLNQLVVGKTIERVTVNLPRIIQRPDDIDAFALELAGHTIIGVERRGKFLRILLDGLVLVSHLRMEGRYGVYEQHEEVEKHTHVIFHFTDGTELRYKDVRQFGTMHLFAAGEELVSKPLLKLGLEPLDPAFTVAAFREAVGKRTTKIKAVLLNQAYVVGIGNIYVDEALFRAGIHPETIAKTLTEAQLTVLHEAIVATLQDAVNAGGSSIKSYVNGQGEMGMFQHQLKIYGRKSEPCTTCGTLIEKSVVGGRGTHYCPKCQPLK from the coding sequence ATGCCGGAATTACCGGAAGTCGAAACAGTCAGAAGAACATTGAATCAGCTTGTTGTAGGTAAGACCATTGAACGCGTAACCGTTAACTTGCCGCGTATCATTCAGCGGCCGGACGATATAGATGCATTTGCACTGGAACTCGCAGGACACACCATCATCGGAGTGGAGCGCAGAGGGAAGTTTTTACGGATTTTGTTGGACGGGCTGGTACTGGTCTCTCATCTGCGGATGGAAGGTCGATACGGCGTATACGAGCAGCACGAAGAAGTAGAGAAGCATACCCATGTTATCTTTCACTTCACAGATGGTACGGAATTAAGATACAAGGACGTACGTCAGTTTGGAACCATGCATTTGTTTGCAGCGGGCGAAGAGCTCGTATCCAAACCTTTGTTGAAGCTCGGCCTTGAGCCACTGGATCCGGCATTTACCGTGGCCGCATTTCGTGAGGCGGTTGGTAAACGGACAACCAAAATCAAGGCTGTATTGTTAAATCAGGCATATGTCGTTGGCATCGGGAATATTTATGTGGACGAAGCCCTTTTTCGGGCAGGCATTCACCCCGAAACCATTGCCAAGACGCTGACTGAAGCCCAATTGACGGTGCTGCACGAGGCTATTGTAGCTACGCTGCAGGATGCCGTGAATGCGGGCGGATCCTCCATCAAATCGTATGTTAATGGACAAGGTGAGATGGGCATGTTTCAGCATCAACTGAAAATCTATGGTCGCAAATCCGAGCCTTGTACAACGTGTGGTACATTGATTGAGAAAAGCGTTGTTGGCGGTCGCGGGACGCATTACTGTCCGAAGTGCCAACCACTAAAGTAA
- a CDS encoding manganese efflux pump, with translation MLHHFISLLALALALSLDGFGVGITYGLRRTKIPLLSIAVISICSGLVIALSMQVGVLLSHVVSPDMASFVGAVILIAIGAWSLIQLIRKQGKDRLESEEGTEVVGDEEQVIDAAPVKGRNQVLALDLEPSASGGSLERMVFTLELRKLGVVIQILRSPSKADMDNSGSISTQEAMWLGIALSLDAFGAGLGAALLGFPTLWTALVIALFSGAFLLIGMKVGLRFSALRWMRRLSVLPALLLMIMGIMKLL, from the coding sequence GTGCTGCATCATTTTATTTCATTGCTGGCGCTTGCTTTGGCGCTTAGTTTAGATGGTTTTGGTGTCGGGATTACATACGGGCTGCGCAGGACGAAGATCCCGCTGTTATCCATTGCTGTCATCTCCATTTGTTCGGGGTTGGTCATTGCGTTGTCCATGCAGGTGGGAGTTTTGTTATCCCATGTGGTATCTCCTGATATGGCTTCGTTCGTTGGTGCGGTTATTCTGATTGCCATCGGTGCGTGGTCATTAATACAGTTAATCCGTAAGCAGGGGAAGGATCGCCTCGAATCGGAAGAGGGAACGGAAGTAGTCGGAGATGAAGAGCAAGTAATCGATGCAGCGCCGGTCAAAGGCAGAAATCAAGTGCTGGCACTTGATCTTGAACCATCTGCATCCGGCGGATCGCTGGAACGCATGGTATTTACACTGGAACTGCGGAAATTAGGTGTTGTCATTCAAATATTACGCAGTCCTTCCAAAGCGGATATGGACAATTCGGGAAGCATATCCACCCAGGAGGCGATGTGGCTTGGAATCGCGCTGTCACTGGATGCCTTCGGTGCAGGGCTCGGAGCTGCTTTGCTCGGTTTCCCCACATTGTGGACTGCACTTGTCATCGCGCTGTTCAGTGGCGCATTTCTGTTAATAGGCATGAAAGTCGGATTACGCTTTTCAGCACTGCGCTGGATGAGAAGACTGTCCGTACTTCCTGCGTTGTTACTGATGATAATGGGAATAATGAAGCTGTTATGA
- the coaE gene encoding dephospho-CoA kinase (Dephospho-CoA kinase (CoaE) performs the final step in coenzyme A biosynthesis.), whose protein sequence is MNIGLTGGIATGKSSVSALLASKGALLIDADVIAREVMMPGHPVLAAAVQRFGQAILNEDGTLDRKKLGSIVFQNPDERKALEAITHPAIRQEMRERAAAYEEAYPDKLVVSDIPLLFESGLEKGFDEVVVVYVPRSVQRERLMSRDGMTEEQADARINAQMDIEHKKQRADVVIDNSGLWSETEQQVISFLHHKGLI, encoded by the coding sequence ATGAATATTGGCTTAACCGGCGGGATCGCAACGGGAAAGAGCAGTGTTTCCGCCCTTCTTGCCAGTAAGGGAGCGCTGCTGATTGATGCAGACGTGATTGCCCGGGAGGTCATGATGCCCGGGCATCCTGTTTTGGCTGCCGCTGTTCAGCGGTTTGGACAAGCCATATTAAATGAAGACGGGACACTGGACCGGAAAAAGCTGGGCAGCATTGTGTTTCAAAATCCCGATGAGCGTAAAGCCCTCGAGGCAATAACACATCCGGCTATTCGCCAGGAGATGCGGGAACGTGCTGCTGCATATGAAGAGGCCTATCCGGACAAGCTTGTGGTATCGGATATACCTTTATTGTTTGAATCCGGTCTGGAAAAAGGATTTGATGAGGTTGTCGTTGTTTACGTTCCAAGATCCGTGCAGCGGGAGCGGCTGATGAGCCGGGATGGCATGACAGAGGAACAGGCTGACGCCCGTATTAACGCGCAGATGGATATTGAACATAAGAAGCAGCGTGCTGACGTGGTCATTGACAACAGCGGCTTATGGTCGGAGACGGAGCAGCAGGTTATTTCATTTTTGCATCATAAGGGTCTGATATGA
- a CDS encoding lytic transglycosylase domain-containing protein, which translates to MKLLRKKRVLLLMFVSFVLVLFLNTNWMAWFYPIHYKEEIRAQSQSYEVDPFLIASIIKVETNFKTSKESRRGAIGLMQLMPDTANWIMEQAKIPGTSLEELKHEPGRNIQLGTWYLRNLSEQFDGNETAMIAAYNAGPGKVSGWIRDGVWDGSFETVKDIPFGETRHYVQRVIYYYNQYVKIYNTF; encoded by the coding sequence ATGAAGTTATTGCGCAAGAAACGGGTACTGCTGTTGATGTTTGTATCATTTGTTTTGGTGCTGTTCCTGAATACAAACTGGATGGCGTGGTTTTATCCGATTCATTACAAGGAAGAGATTCGTGCGCAGTCTCAGAGCTATGAGGTAGACCCTTTCCTTATCGCTTCCATCATCAAGGTGGAAACCAATTTCAAGACAAGCAAGGAATCCAGAAGAGGTGCCATCGGGTTGATGCAGCTGATGCCGGATACGGCCAACTGGATCATGGAGCAGGCCAAAATTCCCGGGACCTCGTTAGAAGAACTGAAGCATGAACCGGGCAGGAACATTCAGCTTGGGACATGGTATCTGCGTAACCTCTCAGAACAGTTTGACGGAAATGAGACGGCCATGATTGCCGCTTACAATGCCGGACCAGGCAAAGTAAGTGGATGGATCAGAGATGGTGTCTGGGACGGCTCGTTCGAGACAGTCAAGGATATTCCTTTTGGAGAAACCCGGCACTATGTACAACGAGTCATTTATTATTATAATCAGTATGTAAAGATCTATAATACGTTCTAA
- a CDS encoding alpha/beta-type small acid-soluble spore protein — translation MAQNSNGNSNNLVVTRASAALEQLKYEVAQELGISIPQDGYQGNMTSYENGSIGGYITKRLVTIAEQQLAGQYQ, via the coding sequence ATGGCCCAAAACAGCAACGGTAACTCCAACAACTTGGTAGTAACTCGCGCTTCCGCAGCACTGGAGCAATTGAAATATGAAGTTGCTCAAGAACTCGGAATCAGCATCCCACAAGACGGATACCAAGGTAACATGACTTCTTACGAGAACGGTTCGATCGGTGGATACATCACGAAACGTCTGGTAACAATTGCAGAACAGCAATTGGCAGGTCAATACCAATAA
- the nrdR gene encoding transcriptional regulator NrdR, translating to MKCPYCAYLGTKVLDSRPANESKSIRRRRECEQCSRRFTTFEMVEETPLIVIKKDGSREEFSRDKILRGLIRACEKRPVSVETLEMMVSEVEKSLRNTAEAEVESRQIGELLMEQLFPVDEVAYVRFASVYRQFKDINMFMKELKSLLSKEDLDD from the coding sequence TTGAAATGTCCTTATTGCGCCTATCTGGGTACAAAAGTGCTGGATTCTAGGCCTGCTAATGAATCAAAATCCATCCGCCGTCGTCGTGAGTGCGAGCAGTGCAGTCGCCGTTTTACAACGTTTGAAATGGTTGAAGAGACACCGCTGATTGTCATCAAGAAAGATGGCAGCCGTGAAGAGTTTAGTCGCGACAAAATTCTCCGTGGCCTTATCCGTGCTTGTGAGAAACGTCCAGTCTCTGTAGAGACGCTCGAGATGATGGTTTCCGAGGTAGAGAAGTCACTGCGTAACACTGCAGAAGCTGAAGTGGAAAGCCGCCAGATTGGCGAGCTGTTGATGGAGCAGTTGTTCCCGGTTGATGAAGTGGCCTATGTGCGGTTCGCTTCCGTGTATCGCCAATTCAAAGACATCAATATGTTCATGAAAGAACTGAAATCGTTATTGTCCAAAGAGGATCTCGACGATTAA
- a CDS encoding Ltp family lipoprotein, producing the protein MNKKPIYKKWWFWIAIVVFIGVIGNLGEKETPANEPTAQAVSQQSQKEDSSTEQTTADKEQAEADKKAAEEQEAKDAAAAKELAKKEAEANSIPREHRAALQSAQSYAKMMYMSKQGIYDQLTSEYGENFPKEAAQYAIDNLQIDWKENALKSAQNYAESMNMSDSAIYDQLTSEYGEKFTKEEAQYAVDNLE; encoded by the coding sequence TTGAACAAGAAACCGATTTATAAGAAGTGGTGGTTTTGGATTGCTATCGTAGTTTTTATCGGAGTGATCGGTAATCTCGGCGAGAAAGAAACTCCAGCCAACGAACCTACTGCCCAAGCAGTATCCCAGCAATCCCAAAAAGAAGATTCATCAACTGAACAAACAACTGCAGACAAAGAGCAAGCAGAGGCCGATAAAAAAGCTGCAGAAGAACAGGAAGCGAAAGATGCAGCTGCAGCTAAAGAATTGGCTAAAAAGGAAGCCGAGGCCAATAGTATTCCACGGGAACATAGAGCGGCATTGCAATCGGCTCAATCCTATGCAAAAATGATGTATATGTCCAAGCAAGGAATCTATGATCAATTGACCTCAGAGTATGGAGAAAACTTCCCGAAGGAAGCCGCTCAATACGCTATTGACAACCTCCAAATCGATTGGAAAGAAAATGCATTAAAATCGGCACAGAATTATGCAGAGAGCATGAATATGTCAGATTCCGCTATTTATGACCAATTGACTTCTGAGTACGGAGAAAAATTTACGAAGGAAGAAGCTCAATATGCGGTAGATAATTTAGAATAG